The following are from one region of the Deltaproteobacteria bacterium genome:
- a CDS encoding B12-binding domain-containing radical SAM protein, which translates to MNILMMTSPAPKIAPFWTSEKRPPLGVGYLIAVLKAEGHNIFFIDNYLEPGNVLETDFLSKNKIDFVGIYSNTICYQETVSMFIKLQELREKKLWHGKIVVGGPHTSVGLDTIPEFVDHIVIGEGELSVPEIISGKQKNRVVRGKPVMDMDSLPLPAWEEFIYKPYLWKHSWVDAYPLYTFNTSRGCPFDCNFCSVQSIWGQTYRYMSAGRIVSDIVYMMKYYGLKGAYFREDHFTLKKSRIVEFCELLLKKNIRIDWLCETRVDNLCDLEYQKLMAKAGCKAFYIGVESGSPRMLEFFKKEETVEQFTEAFHMAKEVGIKTYASFVVGAPTETEEDRKMTEDLISTIKPDYTGKNVFVGIPGSELYDYVKKNRLYEYEDLNKVLYLKGHNKRVDIYYGGNPYLKIPNSTIRRKILAFELKNRAIGLYGRLRKILR; encoded by the coding sequence ATGAATATACTTATGATGACATCTCCGGCGCCAAAGATCGCGCCGTTCTGGACCTCAGAGAAGAGGCCCCCGCTGGGGGTGGGCTACCTTATTGCCGTACTCAAGGCAGAAGGCCACAATATCTTTTTTATAGATAACTATCTTGAACCTGGTAATGTTCTTGAAACCGATTTCTTATCAAAAAATAAAATAGATTTTGTTGGAATATATTCCAACACGATATGTTATCAGGAAACAGTCTCAATGTTTATTAAATTGCAGGAACTTAGAGAAAAAAAGTTGTGGCATGGAAAAATTGTTGTTGGTGGCCCCCACACTTCCGTCGGTCTGGATACTATCCCTGAATTTGTTGATCATATAGTTATAGGAGAAGGAGAATTGTCCGTTCCAGAGATAATTTCTGGGAAGCAAAAAAATAGGGTGGTTCGTGGGAAACCTGTTATGGATATGGACAGTCTCCCTCTTCCTGCATGGGAGGAATTTATTTATAAACCTTACCTTTGGAAGCATTCATGGGTTGATGCTTATCCGTTATATACTTTTAACACGAGCCGTGGCTGTCCTTTCGATTGCAACTTCTGTTCTGTTCAGTCAATTTGGGGACAAACATACAGATATATGTCGGCAGGAAGAATTGTGTCAGATATTGTTTACATGATGAAGTATTATGGACTAAAGGGAGCCTATTTTAGAGAAGATCACTTTACTCTCAAGAAATCAAGAATCGTAGAGTTTTGTGAGTTGCTATTAAAGAAGAATATAAGAATAGACTGGCTATGTGAAACAAGGGTAGACAATTTATGTGATCTGGAGTACCAAAAGCTCATGGCCAAGGCTGGATGCAAGGCTTTCTATATAGGTGTAGAAAGTGGCAGTCCCAGGATGCTGGAGTTTTTCAAAAAAGAAGAGACTGTAGAACAATTTACAGAAGCATTCCATATGGCTAAGGAAGTGGGGATAAAAACGTATGCCAGTTTTGTTGTCGGAGCTCCAACTGAAACAGAAGAAGACAGGAAGATGACGGAAGATCTCATCTCTACTATAAAGCCTGATTATACTGGAAAGAATGTTTTTGTTGGTATCCCTGGCTCGGAGCTTTACGATTATGTTAAAAAAAATCGGCTTTATGAATATGAAGATTTGAATAAGGTATTGTATTTGAAGGGGCATAATAAGCGCGTTGATATTTACTATGGCGGGAATCCATACTTAAAAATCCCAAATTCGACAATAAGAAGGAAGATATTGGCTTTTGAGTTAAAGAATAGAGCTATTGGATTATATGGCCGGCTTAGAAAAATATTGCGGTAA